A portion of the Streptomyces erythrochromogenes genome contains these proteins:
- the rsgA gene encoding ribosome small subunit-dependent GTPase A, whose product MRRYGKNTDEDDIRQRPNPKGNRPRTNIRPKHEDASEGFVLTVDRGRLTCLVDGRTITAMKSRELGRKAAVVGDLVWIVGDLSGKKDTLARIVRIEERKSVLRRTADDDDPYERVVVANADQLAIVTALADPEPRPRMIDRCLVAAYDAGLEPLLVLTKSDLTSADKILEIYSTFGLNYVVTNREELAAGDAAERVRERLTGRITAFVGHSGVGKTTLVNSLVAEGRQRATGHVNAVTGRGRHTTTSALALPLPSGDGWVIDTPGVRSFGLHHVDPSRVILAFPDLVPGTEECPRACSHDEQDCALDKWVEDGHADPARLYSLRRLLATRERREGD is encoded by the coding sequence ATGCGCAGGTACGGCAAGAACACCGACGAGGACGACATCCGCCAGCGCCCCAACCCCAAGGGCAACCGGCCCCGGACGAACATCCGGCCCAAGCACGAGGACGCCTCCGAGGGCTTCGTCCTGACCGTCGACCGCGGCCGGCTGACCTGCCTGGTCGACGGGCGCACGATCACCGCGATGAAGTCCCGGGAGCTGGGCCGCAAGGCGGCGGTCGTGGGCGACCTGGTCTGGATCGTCGGTGACCTGTCCGGCAAGAAGGACACCTTGGCCCGCATCGTGCGGATCGAGGAGCGCAAGTCCGTCCTGCGGCGCACCGCGGACGACGACGACCCGTACGAGCGGGTGGTGGTCGCCAACGCCGACCAGCTGGCGATCGTCACCGCCCTGGCCGATCCGGAGCCGCGGCCCCGGATGATCGACCGCTGCCTGGTGGCGGCGTACGACGCCGGGCTGGAGCCGCTGCTGGTGCTGACCAAGTCCGACCTGACCTCCGCGGACAAGATCCTGGAGATCTACTCGACGTTCGGCCTGAACTACGTGGTCACCAACCGCGAGGAGCTGGCCGCCGGCGACGCGGCCGAGCGGGTCCGCGAGCGTCTGACCGGCCGGATCACCGCCTTCGTCGGCCACTCCGGCGTCGGGAAGACCACCCTGGTGAACTCGCTGGTCGCCGAGGGCCGCCAGCGTGCCACCGGGCACGTGAACGCGGTCACCGGCCGCGGCCGGCACACGACCACCTCGGCGCTGGCGCTGCCGCTGCCCTCGGGCGACGGCTGGGTCATCGACACCCCGGGCGTGCGTTCCTTCGGCCTGCACCACGTGGACCCGTCCCGGGTGATCCTGGCCTTCCCGGACCTGGTGCCCGGTACGGAGGAGTGCCCGCGCGCGTGCAGCCACGACGAGCAGGACTGCGCGCTCGACAAGTGGGTGGAGGACGGCCACGCGGATCCGGCGCGGCTCTATTCGCTGCGGCGGCTGCTGGCGACGCGGGAGCGCCGCGAGGGCGACTGA
- a CDS encoding DMT family transporter — MAWLLVVVAGLLETGFAVCLKLSHGFTRLWPTVAFACFALGSFGLLTLALKKLDVGPAYAVWTGIGAAGTAIYGMVFLGDLVSTLKLVSITLVILGVIGLQLSGSAH, encoded by the coding sequence ATGGCGTGGCTGCTGGTCGTCGTCGCCGGACTCCTGGAGACCGGTTTCGCGGTCTGCCTCAAGCTCTCCCACGGATTCACCCGACTGTGGCCGACCGTCGCCTTCGCCTGCTTCGCGCTCGGCAGCTTCGGCCTGCTGACGCTGGCCCTCAAGAAGCTGGACGTGGGCCCGGCGTACGCGGTCTGGACGGGCATCGGCGCGGCCGGTACCGCTATCTACGGCATGGTCTTCCTCGGCGACCTGGTCTCCACCCTCAAACTCGTCTCGATCACGCTGGTCATCCTGGGGGTCATCGGGCTCCAGCTGTCCGGATCGGCGCACTGA
- a CDS encoding CBS domain-containing protein: MLVRDAMSTVILTLGPAHTLRQAACLMSGRRVGAAVVLDPDHSGIGILTERDILNSIGAGHDPDRESVGAHTTNNVVFCTPDATLQEAAEAMAHGGFRHLIVLEHGGPVGIVSVRDVIRCWVPARRAVSA, encoded by the coding sequence ATGCTCGTCCGTGACGCAATGAGCACCGTGATCCTCACCCTCGGACCCGCACACACCCTCCGGCAGGCGGCCTGCCTGATGTCCGGCCGGCGCGTCGGCGCGGCCGTCGTCCTCGACCCCGACCACAGCGGAATCGGCATCCTGACCGAGCGCGACATCCTCAACTCGATCGGCGCGGGCCACGATCCCGACCGGGAGTCGGTGGGTGCGCACACCACCAACAACGTCGTCTTCTGCACTCCCGACGCAACGCTGCAGGAAGCCGCCGAGGCCATGGCCCACGGCGGTTTCCGGCACCTGATCGTGCTGGAGCACGGCGGACCGGTGGGCATCGTGTCCGTGCGCGACGTCATCCGCTGCTGGGTCCCGGCGCGGCGCGCGGTCTCCGCGTGA
- a CDS encoding TetR/AcrR family transcriptional regulator, whose amino-acid sequence MPAARESLLDAAAAALSARPWPDVRMVDVAAAAGVSRQTLYNEFGGKAGLGRALVRREADRYLEGVDRVLSTPVRAPERLAAVAEWTVRAARAHPLVRALLTGSWGPGLPAAGRREPGPGELARTVRDRAAAALTPGEGPQRCELAVRLALSYVIAPGEEPGPGELIGLLSAPIRTAGAR is encoded by the coding sequence ATGCCGGCAGCCCGGGAGTCCTTGCTGGACGCGGCGGCAGCGGCGCTCTCGGCGCGCCCCTGGCCGGACGTCCGGATGGTCGACGTGGCCGCCGCGGCCGGGGTGTCGCGGCAGACCCTCTACAACGAGTTCGGCGGCAAGGCGGGCCTGGGCCGCGCCCTGGTCCGGCGCGAGGCCGACCGGTACCTGGAAGGGGTGGACCGGGTCCTGTCCACCCCGGTCCGGGCCCCCGAGCGGCTCGCCGCGGTCGCGGAGTGGACCGTACGGGCCGCCCGCGCGCACCCCCTCGTACGGGCCCTGCTCACCGGCAGCTGGGGGCCGGGCCTGCCCGCCGCGGGCAGGCGCGAACCGGGGCCCGGTGAGCTCGCCCGGACGGTGCGCGACCGGGCGGCCGCCGCGCTCACGCCGGGCGAGGGGCCGCAGCGGTGCGAGCTGGCGGTGCGGCTCGCCCTCTCCTACGTGATCGCGCCGGGGGAGGAACCGGGTCCGGGGGAGCTGATCGGGCTGCTCAGTGCGCCGATCCGGACAGCTGGAGCCCGATGA
- the hisN gene encoding histidinol-phosphatase yields the protein MPEYDDDLRLALELADAADVATMERFRALDLKVETKPDMTPVSEADKAAEEVVRAGITAARPDDAILGEEYGLRGSGPRRWVVDPIDGTKNYVRGVPVWATLISLMAEGEDGVFRPVVGVVSAPALGRRWWASQGGGAYSGGALGEPTPIGVSRVGGLGDASFAYSSLSGWEEQGRLPGFLDLTRACWRTRGYGDFWPYMMVAEGSLDLCAEPELNLWDMAAVAVVVQEAGGRFTSLDGVDGVHGGNAAASNGLLHEEMLDLLRPRA from the coding sequence ATGCCCGAGTATGACGATGACCTGCGCCTTGCCCTCGAACTCGCCGACGCGGCGGACGTCGCCACGATGGAGCGGTTCCGCGCCCTCGACCTGAAGGTCGAGACGAAGCCGGACATGACCCCGGTGAGCGAGGCGGACAAGGCCGCGGAGGAGGTCGTCCGGGCCGGCATCACGGCGGCCCGGCCCGACGACGCCATCCTGGGCGAGGAGTACGGGCTCAGGGGCAGCGGCCCGCGCCGCTGGGTCGTGGACCCGATCGACGGTACGAAGAACTACGTGCGCGGGGTCCCCGTCTGGGCGACCCTGATCTCCCTGATGGCGGAGGGCGAGGACGGCGTGTTCCGCCCCGTGGTCGGCGTGGTGTCCGCGCCGGCGCTGGGCCGTCGCTGGTGGGCGTCACAGGGTGGCGGCGCGTACTCGGGCGGCGCGCTCGGCGAGCCCACCCCGATCGGTGTGTCCCGGGTGGGCGGGCTGGGCGACGCCTCGTTCGCGTACTCCTCGCTGAGCGGCTGGGAGGAGCAGGGGCGGCTGCCCGGCTTCCTGGACCTGACCCGGGCGTGCTGGCGCACCCGCGGCTACGGAGACTTCTGGCCGTACATGATGGTCGCGGAGGGCTCCCTGGACCTGTGCGCCGAGCCGGAACTGAACCTGTGGGACATGGCGGCCGTCGCGGTCGTGGTCCAGGAGGCGGGCGGCCGCTTCACCAGCCTTGACGGGGTCGACGGCGTGCACGGCGGGAACGCTGCGGCGTCGAACGGACTGCTCCACGAGGAGATGCTCGACCTGCTCCGCCCGCGCGCCTGA
- the aroA gene encoding 3-phosphoshikimate 1-carboxyvinyltransferase has protein sequence MTETPAPALWPAPLADGTVHATVTVPGSKSVTNRALVLAALASEPGWVRRPLRSRDSQLMSDALRAMGVGIEETVSSSSAGAGASGEAWRVIPAALHGPTTVDVGNAGTVMRFLPPVATLADGDIRFDGDPRSYERPLGQVITALRTLGARIDDDGRGALPMTVQGGGALEGGTVEIDASNSSQFVSALLLSAPRFNQGVEVRHVGGNLPSMPHIRMTVEMLRAAGVQVDTPEAGGEKDVWRVAPGALLGRDMVVEPDLSNAQPFLAAALITGGTVTVPDWPRRTTQPGDALRRIFTEMGGSCELTDAGLVFTGTGKIHGIDVDLSEVGELTPGIAAVAALADSESVLRGVAHLRLHETDRLAALTKEINALGGDVTETEDGLRIRPRRMHGGVFHTYEDHRMATAGAVIGLAVEGVQIENVATTAKTLPDFPKMWTDMLAGDSGPEAGAGA, from the coding sequence ATGACCGAGACCCCCGCCCCTGCCCTCTGGCCCGCTCCGCTCGCCGATGGGACCGTCCACGCCACCGTCACGGTGCCGGGGTCCAAATCGGTCACCAACCGCGCCCTCGTGCTCGCCGCCCTCGCCTCCGAGCCGGGCTGGGTGCGCCGCCCGCTGCGCTCGCGCGACTCCCAGCTGATGTCGGACGCGCTGCGCGCGATGGGCGTGGGCATCGAGGAGACCGTCTCCTCCAGCTCCGCCGGCGCCGGCGCGAGCGGCGAGGCCTGGCGGGTCATCCCGGCGGCGCTGCACGGCCCGACGACGGTGGACGTCGGCAACGCCGGGACGGTCATGCGCTTCCTGCCGCCCGTCGCCACCCTCGCCGACGGCGACATCCGCTTCGACGGCGACCCGCGCTCCTACGAGCGCCCGCTCGGCCAGGTCATCACCGCCCTGCGCACGCTCGGCGCCCGGATCGACGACGACGGCCGGGGCGCGCTGCCCATGACCGTCCAGGGCGGCGGGGCGCTGGAGGGCGGCACGGTCGAGATCGACGCCAGCAACTCCTCCCAGTTCGTCTCCGCGCTGCTGCTCTCGGCCCCGCGGTTCAACCAGGGCGTCGAGGTCCGGCACGTGGGCGGCAACCTGCCGTCGATGCCGCACATCCGGATGACCGTGGAGATGCTGCGCGCCGCGGGCGTCCAGGTGGACACCCCCGAGGCCGGCGGCGAGAAGGACGTGTGGCGGGTCGCCCCGGGCGCCCTGCTCGGCCGCGACATGGTCGTGGAGCCGGACCTGTCCAATGCGCAGCCCTTCCTGGCCGCGGCCCTGATCACGGGCGGCACGGTCACCGTTCCCGACTGGCCGCGCCGCACCACGCAGCCCGGTGACGCGCTGCGCCGGATCTTCACGGAGATGGGCGGGTCCTGCGAACTGACGGACGCGGGGCTGGTCTTCACCGGCACCGGCAAGATCCACGGCATCGACGTGGACCTGAGCGAGGTCGGCGAGCTCACCCCGGGCATCGCGGCGGTGGCGGCCCTGGCCGATTCCGAGTCGGTGCTGCGCGGGGTCGCCCACCTGCGGCTGCACGAGACGGACCGGCTGGCCGCGCTGACCAAGGAGATCAACGCGCTCGGCGGCGACGTCACCGAGACCGAGGACGGCCTGCGCATCCGGCCGCGCCGGATGCACGGCGGGGTGTTCCACACGTACGAGGACCACCGGATGGCCACCGCGGGTGCGGTGATCGGCCTGGCCGTGGAGGGCGTGCAGATCGAGAACGTGGCCACGACCGCGAAGACCCTGCCGGACTTCCCGAAGATGTGGACGGACATGCTGGCCGGGGACTCGGGACCCGAAGCGGGTGCGGGAGCGTAG
- a CDS encoding M50 family metallopeptidase, giving the protein MDSSTTAGLWDRLTGIQTAPEQWLVIATGVVALAAVGPRPLWRLSRNAITIAHEGGHGLLALLTGRRLSGIRLHSDTSGVTVSRGKPTGLGMVLTAAGGYTAPSLLGLGGAALLSAHRITLLLWAATALLVAMLVMIRNAYGALTVVLTGGTFLLVSWLTPAEVQAGFAYLVVWFLLLGGVRPVFELGAKRRGGGAPDSDADQLGRLTHLHPVVWLLFFHVVALCSLVGGGRWLLGL; this is encoded by the coding sequence ATGGACAGCAGCACGACGGCCGGCCTGTGGGACCGGCTCACGGGCATACAGACCGCACCGGAGCAGTGGCTGGTGATAGCGACCGGCGTGGTCGCGCTGGCCGCTGTGGGGCCCCGCCCGCTGTGGCGGCTGTCGCGCAATGCCATCACCATCGCGCACGAGGGCGGGCACGGCCTGCTGGCGCTGCTCACCGGGCGCCGGCTGAGCGGGATACGCCTGCACTCCGACACCAGCGGGGTCACCGTCAGCCGGGGCAAGCCGACGGGGCTGGGGATGGTCCTGACCGCGGCCGGCGGCTACACCGCGCCCTCACTGCTCGGCCTCGGCGGGGCGGCCCTGCTGTCGGCGCACCGGATCACGCTGCTCCTGTGGGCGGCCACGGCCCTGCTGGTGGCCATGCTCGTGATGATCCGGAACGCGTACGGGGCGCTGACGGTGGTCCTGACCGGCGGAACCTTCCTGCTGGTGTCCTGGCTGACCCCGGCCGAGGTGCAGGCGGGCTTCGCCTACCTCGTCGTGTGGTTCCTGCTGCTGGGCGGGGTCCGGCCGGTCTTCGAGCTGGGCGCCAAGCGGCGGGGCGGCGGCGCGCCCGATTCCGACGCCGACCAGCTGGGACGCCTCACCCACTTGCACCCCGTGGTGTGGCTGCTCTTCTTCCACGTCGTCGCGCTGTGCTCGCTGGTCGGCGGCGGCCGCTGGCTGCTCGGCCTGTGA